Below is a window of Halobacteriovorax sp. GB3 DNA.
CTTTTAAATACTTTTTGATCTCACTATTATCGATAATGCATGAGTATTTAATATAGTCTAAAAGATAGTCTGGAAAAGACCAAAGCTTCTTGATTACTTTTGCCATTGGCTCAAGGCCGACGATAGGAGCATTGAGAATGGGCATGCCAATGATTTCTTTTGCAGCTCTAAGAGAGATACTTTCGTCGGGTGCAATATTATAAATTCCTGTTGGGATTTTTCTCATACTCTTAACAAGAATTCTCGCCATATCAAACTCATGGATGAATTGAAACATGGGATTAAAATCTATTCCGACCGGAGCATAAGGTGTTTTAAGATATTGAGAAATAGAGTTATTTATCTGAGGACCAATAATATTGCATGGCCTTAAAATAACTGTTTCGATTTGACCTTGGTTTTTCCACATCCAATTAGCACAGAGCTGATCCATTTCTGTTACATCTCGAAGTTCTGGATACTTTATACTCGCCCTAAGAGGAGAGTCTTCTTTTATGTAGACAGGATTATCATTTAAGGCCCCATAGACATGGTGAGTGCTTAAGATGATCACGCGCTTAACTTTGTAGCGCAAGCAGAGATCGAGGATTCTTCCTGTTCCCATTACATTGAGATCAAGTCTTTGGGCAACTGATGCGTGAGTAGTTCCTTTTGAATGACTGAGTCTTCCTAGGTGAAGGACGATATCGAAATCCTGTTCGCGAAAAAGAGCTTCAAAATTTCCTCGTGTATACTTGATTCTCTTAAAGGTGAAATTTTCTCTTTTCATTGGGTCCGAATCATTGCGATTATCAATTCCAATGACTTTTGCATTGGGATATTTTTTGCAAATGAGACCACAAGTGATTCTTGCTAAACCGCCTGCGGCACCAACGATGAGTATATTCTTTATTTCATTGTTTTTCATTATTCACTCTTTTGGTTCGCCCAGAATTCTCTACGCTGTTTCAGTCCTGATTCAACAAGTTTTTTAATTTCACTTTCGATCTTATAAATATGTTCATCAATAACTTTATCAGGAGAGTCAAAACTAACGTCCTGTGGAACTTGATATTCTTTACCGATATGTATGTCGATAGGAGAAGGAAGAGGGAAGTAGTTGGCACTGATTGGAAGCGCTGGAAGACCTAATTTCTTTGCGAGATCTTTTGCTTGATAAACATAAGGGAAAACTTCTTCAGCTCCAACAACGGCAACAGGAAGAATGGGCGTCTTTGTTTGAAGAGACATTCTAAAAAATCCGCGAGTGAACTTTTGTAACTTATAAAAGTCAGGCGTACTCTTTGAGACACCTCTCACTCCCTCTGGGAAAACTAAAACAGAATGGCCCTTATTTAAAAGATTGATACAGTTTTGGCGGTCACCTAAAACAGCTCCACCTTCTTGTGCCCACATTCCAAGGAAGGGAAGGCCAGTGAAGAATCTCTCGACCATTGCTCTTAGAATTCTTTGGGGCTTAATTTCTGTGGCAAATGCAGTTGCTATTAACATTCCATCGATCGCAATTTGTCCGGTATGATTAGAGGTCACTATATAGGGCCTATCTTCCACATGCTCCTGGCCAAAAACTCTGACTTTGAAGTACTTCTTATAGATTGGGTAGATAAACTCTAAGTTTTTACGGGCCTTCTTAAGGTTTAGGCCCCAAGGGTCTTCACCTGTTGGAAGCATTTCATAAAAGTGCTCAAAGGCGGCATCTATTTGCACCTGATCTTCTTTTGAAATTTTTGTTTTATCAATGATTTTAGATAGTTGTTCAATCATTTTTGACCTATTTTATCAAATGTCCGTACTTTTTATTTAATGGCTTCATTTTAACAGAATGCGAATTCTTCACAACAATCACCTTTGGCCATATACTTTTACCTAGTAGATAATTAACTCAGTAAAGTATCTTCATTAGAGAGATTGGAGTTCATATGCAAAAGAGTCCACAATGGCGTTCCAAATTTAACGATATCCTCAACACTTGTCAGGAGGAATTGAAAAAAACGACCGAGATTGGAAAGAAAATGTTGAGTGCCTCAAAGACAAATACTTGTCTGCATGAGTCGCTTGAGGAACTTGGAAGCTTAGCTTTTCAAGCGTTAGAAAATGGAACTTTGAAGTGGGAAGATCCCGATGTTAGAGAGCTTGTTTGTAAGATCAGAAATTGTGAAACTGAATTAGTGAGCATTGAAAAAGATGTGAATAAGATCAAATTTTATACAGACGATACGGCCCAAGAAAATAACGAAGAAAATAAAAACCAAGATCACAAATAAAAAAGAGAGGATTAATCCTCTCTTTTATCTATTTCCATTCTTTCTAAAAGACCAATACGATCAAAAAGATAACTGATTAAAGCTTGTTCCAGAACTTGAAGCCCATCACCACGTTCTGCTGAAGTGAAGTGGATTTGCTTAACCCATTTAAACTCACTAAAAAGCTTTGGCTTTAGCTTATTAAGGGCAGCGCGCTCTTTCTGTTTTTTTAGTTTATCAAGTTTATTGAAAACAACAAAAGTCTCATAACCATATCCCTTAAGAAATGATTGAAACTCCTGATCAGTTTTTTGATTTGGATGTCTGGCATCTTGAATATTTACCATGAGTGTATGCTCTGTTGCTCCTGTGAAAAAATTCCCCATGAGCGCTTCCCAGTTTCTCGACATTTCACGAGAAACTTCTGCGTGACCATAACCAGGTAAATCGTAGAGATAGAGTGGCGGAAGACTTTCTTCAACCTTTCCTTTTTCTCCTACATTGAAAGTAAAAATATTGATCTCACGAGTACGACCTGGCGTCTTAGAAACTCTTGCCGTGCTCTTTCCAAAGAGAGAGTTAATCGTTGAAGACTTACCAACATTTGAGCGTCCAACAAAGCTAATCCCAATTGCATCGGGGTTTTCTTGAAGCCACTGGGCCATTTGCTCTGGGTTACTCATTCCGTAACAGAATTTTGTTGAGCCCTTGATAATTTCCATCCACTCTTCCTTTTTCATTTAGTTCAATATTCATACTGAATAGAGGTGTTTTTCCCATGAGTTTGGAAAAAGTGCAAGAAAGATGATCGAAATTTTAGGCATAGAAGTTGAATAAGTAGAGAAAATGACTCTAACAGGAGAATGAAGAGTGAAAAATCTTGAGAAACTAGATCTAGAAAAGAATAGGGAGCTCACAAGCCGTAGTGTTCGCTTCGATGATCTTGTTGAAATTTACCCCGCTTTTGGTCGAAAAAAAGAGATTGAACTTAAGAGAACGAGATTTTCTTTCTCAATGAAAAGAGGGGCCGACTTTGAGATGGAGAATCAGAACTTCATTTTCAATCAAGTAAATGAAAAGAAATATGAATTTCAAATTGAACTTGTTAAAGGTGTTTCAAATAGAAATGCTGAAGATGTCGGAAGATTTTTTTTAAGAGTTCTTGGATGCGATCCCGTAAAATTAAATGGCCTTCCGGTTTATCAGGCATTTCTTTCAAGAGGGGATGAATTAAGTTTTGGTTATAATAAATTAGTTTTCAAAGCGCGTTCGGTAAAGATTTTGGAAGAGGAGAAAATTCCCTTTGAAAAAAATATTGTTGAAAGCAATCTTCCTCTCTTACTTGAGGGAGAAACAGGCTGTGGAAAAACTTATAATGCTAAATTGATTCATGAAAAAAGTAATGTCGTTGGTCACTTCATTCACATCAATCTTTCCTCCTTCTCTGAATCTCTAATTGAAAGTGAGCTTTTTGGCCATGTGAAAGGCTCTTTCACTGGAGCAAGTCAAGA
It encodes the following:
- the yihA gene encoding ribosome biogenesis GTP-binding protein YihA/YsxC translates to MEIIKGSTKFCYGMSNPEQMAQWLQENPDAIGISFVGRSNVGKSSTINSLFGKSTARVSKTPGRTREINIFTFNVGEKGKVEESLPPLYLYDLPGYGHAEVSREMSRNWEALMGNFFTGATEHTLMVNIQDARHPNQKTDQEFQSFLKGYGYETFVVFNKLDKLKKQKERAALNKLKPKLFSEFKWVKQIHFTSAERGDGLQVLEQALISYLFDRIGLLERMEIDKRED
- a CDS encoding NAD-dependent epimerase/dehydratase family protein yields the protein MKNNEIKNILIVGAAGGLARITCGLICKKYPNAKVIGIDNRNDSDPMKRENFTFKRIKYTRGNFEALFREQDFDIVLHLGRLSHSKGTTHASVAQRLDLNVMGTGRILDLCLRYKVKRVIILSTHHVYGALNDNPVYIKEDSPLRASIKYPELRDVTEMDQLCANWMWKNQGQIETVILRPCNIIGPQINNSISQYLKTPYAPVGIDFNPMFQFIHEFDMARILVKSMRKIPTGIYNIAPDESISLRAAKEIIGMPILNAPIVGLEPMAKVIKKLWSFPDYLLDYIKYSCIIDNSEIKKYLKDDGFRFSTRESLELLKLQ
- a CDS encoding lysophospholipid acyltransferase family protein — encoded protein: MIEQLSKIIDKTKISKEDQVQIDAAFEHFYEMLPTGEDPWGLNLKKARKNLEFIYPIYKKYFKVRVFGQEHVEDRPYIVTSNHTGQIAIDGMLIATAFATEIKPQRILRAMVERFFTGLPFLGMWAQEGGAVLGDRQNCINLLNKGHSVLVFPEGVRGVSKSTPDFYKLQKFTRGFFRMSLQTKTPILPVAVVGAEEVFPYVYQAKDLAKKLGLPALPISANYFPLPSPIDIHIGKEYQVPQDVSFDSPDKVIDEHIYKIESEIKKLVESGLKQRREFWANQKSE